The Zetaproteobacteria bacterium genomic interval AGCAAAAAGTCCACGGATGGATTTTTTGCGAGGTCATTGAAGATGTATAGGATTTTGCGTCAGATCGGTCGCTGCGGGCAGCTGACCGAGCCCTTGCCCCCGTCGGATCGCTTCTCCCTGCTCGGCGAGCGGCTGCAGCAGGAGGTCCGC includes:
- a CDS encoding hydrogenase → MRQIGRCGQLTEPLPPSDRFSLLGERLQQEVR